One Candidatus Acidiferrales bacterium genomic region harbors:
- the hemG gene encoding protoporphyrinogen oxidase: protein MTSRRQAIVVGAGISGLACALRLAEAGASVRVLEAVGKTGGLISTVEQDGFLFEAGPQSFQITPELRELIHSVGFENEILEAPPQTPRYVLLHGKLRPAPMSPPSVLTTSLLTMSSKARIFGEAFGHSKPPTEDESFADFVRRKFGTEILEHLAGPFVSGVFAGDPEKLSLRSTFPTMAQWEEEYGSVLRGATKSRKSGSSKSERPTLAGFKRGMGSFLAAVAMKLGHSCATGVTVKSIARAADTPGWKIDCSESSQGGTLHADAVVLATPAYEASRLMQKLSEPLAAALAGIPYAPVAVVSEGYRREFVGHTLNGFGFLVPRGEKMRTLGTVWNSSLFAGRAPSGMVLMTSFTGGALDPAIVEMEETEIADLIRNELVKILQISGPPAAHHVWRHRRALPQYNLGHAQRVNAIRDGVEPFAGLFITGNYLEGPSIGSCVAQGFRAAKEVQEYFLSPP from the coding sequence ATGACTTCACGACGCCAGGCAATCGTTGTCGGAGCAGGAATTTCAGGGTTGGCGTGCGCGCTGCGGCTCGCAGAAGCCGGTGCCAGTGTTCGCGTGCTTGAGGCTGTTGGCAAAACCGGCGGCTTGATTTCTACCGTGGAGCAAGATGGATTTCTCTTCGAGGCCGGTCCCCAAAGTTTTCAGATCACGCCAGAACTCCGTGAGTTGATCCATTCGGTCGGATTTGAAAATGAAATCCTCGAAGCGCCGCCGCAGACGCCGCGATATGTACTGCTCCATGGCAAGCTCCGGCCCGCTCCCATGTCCCCTCCTTCCGTGCTAACGACTTCCCTTCTCACCATGAGTTCGAAGGCGCGGATATTCGGAGAGGCCTTTGGCCATTCGAAGCCGCCTACGGAAGATGAGAGCTTCGCCGATTTCGTGCGGCGAAAATTCGGCACTGAAATTCTGGAACACCTTGCCGGACCATTTGTGTCCGGTGTGTTTGCCGGCGATCCCGAGAAATTGAGCCTCCGCAGCACGTTCCCGACGATGGCGCAGTGGGAAGAAGAGTATGGCAGCGTGCTGCGGGGCGCAACAAAGTCACGTAAGAGCGGGAGTAGCAAGAGCGAACGGCCCACGCTTGCCGGATTCAAGCGCGGAATGGGAAGTTTTCTAGCGGCGGTAGCGATGAAACTCGGCCACTCTTGCGCCACGGGAGTGACCGTCAAGTCCATCGCGCGTGCTGCGGATACTCCTGGCTGGAAAATTGACTGCTCTGAATCCAGCCAAGGCGGAACCCTGCACGCTGATGCCGTCGTCCTTGCGACGCCCGCGTATGAAGCGTCTCGGTTGATGCAGAAGCTCTCGGAACCTCTTGCCGCAGCTCTGGCAGGCATTCCGTATGCGCCTGTGGCAGTTGTCTCCGAGGGATATCGCCGTGAATTCGTCGGTCACACGCTGAATGGATTCGGCTTCCTCGTGCCCCGAGGAGAGAAAATGCGAACTCTCGGCACGGTTTGGAATTCTTCTCTCTTTGCGGGACGAGCACCCAGCGGGATGGTGCTGATGACCAGTTTCACGGGCGGAGCACTGGATCCTGCCATTGTGGAAATGGAAGAAACCGAGATCGCCGACCTGATTCGCAATGAACTGGTCAAAATACTTCAGATCAGTGGTCCGCCCGCGGCGCATCACGTATGGCGTCATCGGCGCGCGTTGCCGCAATACAATCTTGGGCATGCGCAGCGAGTGAACGCAATCCGCGACGGAGTCGAGCCTTTTGCCGGGCTCTTCATTACCGGCAATTACCTCGAGGGGCCATCCATTGGAAGTTGTGTGGCGCAAGGATTCCGCGCCGCGAAAGAGGTTCAGGAGTATTTTCTGAGTCCGCCGTAA
- a CDS encoding acyl-CoA thioesterase, with translation MAPATATFAAKAVSESRSEMLEAVLPNDANPLGYILGGRVMHLIDIAGAIAGHRHSGSYLVTASVDYLDFRSPIHVGDLIVLKSQVNRVFHTSMEVGVKVFSENILTRERKHTSSAYVTYVAVDQNLKTHAIPPLLLETEEDRRRWREAGERRKIRLAHRYKKSNS, from the coding sequence ATGGCTCCGGCAACCGCGACCTTTGCCGCGAAGGCTGTAAGTGAGTCCCGTTCGGAAATGCTCGAGGCCGTGCTGCCGAACGACGCAAATCCGCTGGGCTATATTCTTGGCGGACGCGTGATGCATTTGATCGACATTGCCGGAGCTATTGCCGGTCACCGTCATTCCGGGAGCTATCTGGTTACCGCCTCTGTTGATTATCTCGATTTTCGAAGCCCGATTCACGTCGGCGATTTGATTGTGCTGAAATCCCAAGTGAATCGCGTCTTTCACACGTCAATGGAAGTCGGCGTGAAGGTTTTTTCCGAAAACATTCTTACGCGCGAGCGCAAGCATACTTCGAGCGCATATGTCACTTATGTTGCGGTCGATCAGAACTTGAAAACGCATGCGATCCCGCCTCTGCTGCTGGAAACTGAAGAAGATCGCCGACGCTGGCGAGAGGCTGGCGAGCGCCGCAAGATTCGCCTTGCGCACCGTTACAAAAAATCAAATTCCTAG
- a CDS encoding tetratricopeptide repeat protein — protein sequence MDTAKAAEGSARNRRQMLEEFVAQHPTDAFGRYGLAMECLKENDAAAAEENFKQLLSATPEYIPAYFQYGRMLATISRTEEARRVLAEGVARASKSGDAHALSEMQAALDDLG from the coding sequence ATGGATACGGCCAAAGCGGCAGAAGGTTCTGCCAGGAACCGGCGCCAGATGCTCGAAGAATTCGTCGCCCAGCATCCGACGGATGCGTTTGGCCGCTACGGCCTGGCCATGGAGTGCCTGAAGGAGAATGACGCCGCAGCTGCAGAAGAAAATTTCAAGCAGCTTCTGTCCGCAACGCCCGAATACATCCCTGCCTATTTTCAGTACGGACGTATGCTCGCAACGATCAGCCGCACAGAGGAAGCCCGCAGGGTTCTCGCTGAAGGCGTTGCACGGGCCTCGAAATCCGGAGACGCTCATGCTCTCAGCGAGATGCAAGCTGCGCTCGACGACCTCGGCTGA
- a CDS encoding LON peptidase substrate-binding domain-containing protein, with the protein MKPTRIPLFPLDIVLFPGLPLPLHIFEPRYKLMIRRCLTMKLQFGVILTQKDGIATVGCTAAIFNLLRQDADGKMDILTRGEMPFQVKEVFDDKPYFEAAIECLDESPLSYPAASKELMDAYEQCYWLLFNHAPDALAPKSKVSPAYAMAGSLPLEVDEKQVLLEMRNEGDRQAHLFERLKEWLPQLLYLNERRERARGNGHALN; encoded by the coding sequence ATGAAGCCAACGCGCATTCCATTGTTTCCTCTGGATATTGTCCTTTTTCCAGGCCTGCCCTTGCCCCTTCACATTTTTGAACCGCGTTATAAATTGATGATTCGGCGCTGCCTGACCATGAAACTGCAATTCGGCGTGATTCTCACGCAAAAAGACGGAATTGCCACAGTCGGCTGTACGGCGGCGATCTTCAATCTTTTGCGCCAGGATGCCGATGGCAAGATGGATATCCTGACGCGAGGCGAGATGCCGTTCCAGGTCAAGGAGGTCTTCGACGACAAACCGTACTTCGAAGCTGCGATCGAGTGTCTCGATGAATCGCCACTTTCGTATCCTGCCGCATCCAAGGAACTGATGGATGCTTACGAGCAATGCTACTGGCTGCTCTTCAATCATGCGCCGGATGCGCTCGCGCCGAAATCGAAGGTTTCTCCGGCATACGCGATGGCCGGGTCGCTGCCGTTAGAGGTGGACGAAAAGCAGGTGTTGCTCGAAATGCGCAACGAGGGGGACCGGCAGGCGCATCTCTTTGAGAGGCTGAAGGAGTGGCTGCCGCAATTGCTGTACTTGAACGAACGTCGCGAACGAGCCCGCGGCAACGGACACGCGCTGAATTAG
- a CDS encoding isoprenylcysteine carboxylmethyltransferase family protein produces the protein MSESRPLLTQTWFNALRTVLYASGFIFFFAWIALQVRAYDSNFGFALPAATVAVGMVLMIIGATLGISCVATFVVRGRGTPAPFDPPRQFVAVGPYRYVRNPMYLGGFTLLLGLALDLRSVSIVLMTIVLMFAIHLLVVLYEEPILKRKFDGPYESYLATVRRWLPRVPRTSASSTAL, from the coding sequence ATGTCTGAATCAAGACCGCTCCTCACGCAAACATGGTTCAATGCTCTGCGTACGGTCCTCTACGCCTCTGGTTTCATCTTTTTCTTTGCATGGATTGCGCTGCAGGTGCGCGCTTACGACAGCAATTTCGGATTTGCGCTTCCTGCTGCAACCGTCGCCGTCGGCATGGTGCTAATGATTATTGGCGCGACTCTGGGCATTTCCTGCGTTGCAACATTCGTTGTTCGCGGCCGCGGCACGCCGGCGCCCTTCGATCCGCCGCGCCAGTTCGTCGCCGTTGGGCCCTATCGCTACGTCAGAAATCCAATGTACCTGGGCGGTTTCACGCTATTGCTAGGATTGGCTCTTGATCTGCGTTCCGTTTCGATCGTGCTAATGACCATCGTCCTTATGTTTGCGATTCATTTACTCGTCGTTTTGTATGAAGAGCCTATTCTCAAACGCAAGTTCGATGGCCCGTACGAAAGTTATCTGGCAACTGTCAGGCGCTGGCTGCCGCGCGTCCCTCGCACCAGTGCAAGCTCAACTGCTCTATAG
- a CDS encoding VWA domain-containing protein: MKYVRYKKYAGQEADDIDLQELMSRLSDFLLQSGFESQFYGISEMDPERSSERMMEQLRQAILRALEEGDLLSPEMMEELLENPDLAQNQKLRDLVEQLVERMTQEGYISPQPPQVTPPPQQTPGGEVGPSGQQEISARFEVTDKALDFLGFKTLRDLLASLGKSSFGRHDTRDLATGIESGGTSRPYEFGDTLNLDIPETLFHALRRQSVNHEPAVPLEIDYQDLMVHQCEYQSSCATVLMLDCSHSMILYGEDRFTPAKRVALALSHLIRSQYPGDSLHCVLFHDSAEEIPLGKLARVQVGPYYTNTREGLRLAQRILNRQKKDMRQIVMITDGKPSALTLEDGRIYKNAFGLDPLVVTQTMEEVAKCRRAGILINTFMLASDYTLVHFVQKVTELCHGKAYFTTPYTLGQYLLMDYLQKKTKHIH; this comes from the coding sequence ATGAAATACGTTCGCTATAAAAAATACGCAGGGCAGGAAGCCGACGACATCGACTTGCAGGAGCTCATGAGCCGCCTTTCGGATTTCCTGCTTCAGAGCGGTTTCGAATCCCAGTTCTACGGCATCTCCGAAATGGACCCGGAGCGTTCTTCCGAGCGAATGATGGAGCAGTTGCGGCAAGCCATTTTGCGCGCCCTCGAAGAAGGCGATCTGCTTTCTCCGGAAATGATGGAAGAGCTACTCGAAAATCCTGACCTCGCCCAGAATCAAAAGTTGCGCGACCTGGTTGAACAGCTCGTTGAGCGGATGACGCAAGAAGGTTACATCTCTCCGCAGCCGCCGCAAGTCACGCCGCCGCCTCAGCAAACTCCCGGCGGAGAGGTTGGCCCTTCGGGGCAGCAAGAGATCTCAGCGCGTTTCGAAGTCACGGACAAGGCGCTCGATTTCCTCGGATTCAAGACGCTCCGTGACCTGCTCGCTTCTCTCGGCAAAAGCAGCTTCGGCCGCCACGACACTCGCGACCTGGCAACGGGAATCGAATCAGGCGGCACATCCCGCCCGTACGAATTCGGCGACACTCTAAATTTGGACATCCCGGAAACTTTGTTCCACGCCCTCCGCAGGCAAAGCGTAAATCACGAGCCGGCTGTTCCTTTGGAGATCGATTACCAGGATCTGATGGTCCACCAATGCGAATACCAGAGCTCCTGCGCCACGGTCTTGATGCTCGATTGCAGCCACAGCATGATTCTCTATGGCGAAGACCGCTTCACGCCCGCCAAGCGCGTCGCGCTCGCGCTGTCGCATCTGATTCGCTCGCAGTATCCCGGCGATTCACTGCATTGCGTGCTCTTTCACGACAGCGCCGAAGAGATCCCTCTCGGGAAATTGGCTCGCGTTCAAGTCGGTCCCTACTACACCAACACGCGGGAAGGTTTGCGGCTGGCGCAACGCATCTTGAACCGCCAGAAGAAAGACATGCGGCAGATTGTGATGATCACGGATGGCAAACCCTCCGCGCTTACTTTGGAAGATGGCCGCATTTACAAGAATGCCTTTGGGCTCGATCCTCTTGTCGTGACGCAGACAATGGAAGAAGTTGCCAAATGCCGTCGCGCGGGAATCCTGATCAACACGTTCATGCTGGCCAGCGACTACACGCTCGTCCATTTCGTGCAAAAAGTCACGGAACTCTGCCACGGCAAAGCGTATTTCACGACGCCGTATACCCTCGGCCAGTACTTGCTGATGGATTACCTGCAGAAGAAAACCAAGCACATTCACTGA